A single region of the Microcella sp. genome encodes:
- a CDS encoding FBP domain-containing protein: MRELTAEQIRASIVNASEAEIERMPLPGLHETVWSEREFLGWRDPAGSARGYIVHWVGDRPVGIMLRAASSPLRPGIGAMCSLCHTPQPSTQVVMFSAARGGDAGRDGNSIGTYICTDLACSIMIRIVPATSELHLHRDELIARRSAGLQQRVEAFTANVLKTA; the protein is encoded by the coding sequence ATGAGAGAACTGACTGCCGAGCAGATTCGTGCGTCGATCGTCAACGCGAGCGAGGCTGAGATCGAGCGGATGCCCCTGCCCGGTCTGCACGAGACAGTGTGGAGCGAGCGCGAGTTCTTGGGGTGGCGCGACCCGGCCGGTTCTGCCCGCGGCTATATCGTGCACTGGGTCGGCGATCGGCCAGTCGGCATCATGCTGCGCGCCGCGTCGTCACCGCTGCGCCCGGGCATCGGCGCGATGTGCTCGCTCTGCCACACGCCGCAGCCGTCGACGCAAGTGGTCATGTTCAGTGCCGCCCGCGGAGGCGATGCCGGTCGCGACGGCAACTCGATCGGCACTTACATCTGCACCGATCTGGCGTGCTCGATCATGATTCGCATCGTGCCGGCCACGAGTGAGCTGCACCTGCACCGCGACGAGCTGATCGCGCGGCGCAGCGCCGGGCTGCAGCAGCGGGTCGAAGCGTTCACGGCGAACGTGCTCAAGACCGCCTGA
- a CDS encoding MFS transporter, with translation MPSLPRALQPFATGQYRLLAIALVLSLFGTGVWLVAVVWQVIELGGTPIDLSIVATAGSIGLVLAVLLGGVAADRIPQKRILTAVEAMKALSMAAVAALALTESIEVWHLAVASLLLGMADGFFYPAYSAWLPALLPADELLAANGIEGVLRPAVMQAAGPAAASAAIAILSPGLGFAIVAVTQGAAAVMLSLMRLTAVRREADDEPVHAVRAVVNDVRDGVRYMVRTRWLLATLLYSAVLVLVIMGPIEVLLPFAVRDQTGGGAGAFALALAAFGIGGALGSIAVASMRLPRRYLTIMIAAWGLGCAPLVVIGLTDQLWLMVVALFVCGMLFSGATVIWGTLLQRRVPPEMLGRVSSLDFFVSLLFMPISMAIAGPVGELIGIPIAFLAAGAIPVVLAALTLLIARLGPDELAHPLTDTEIVASTDTGPIVTGPGAAAGLQRPADEEHSS, from the coding sequence ATGCCATCACTGCCTCGCGCTCTGCAGCCCTTCGCGACTGGTCAATACCGGTTGCTCGCGATCGCTCTCGTGCTCTCGCTGTTCGGCACAGGGGTGTGGCTCGTCGCGGTCGTCTGGCAAGTCATCGAGCTCGGTGGCACGCCCATCGATCTGTCGATCGTCGCGACCGCCGGCAGCATCGGGCTCGTGCTCGCGGTGCTGCTCGGCGGGGTGGCGGCAGACCGCATTCCGCAGAAGCGCATTCTCACGGCCGTCGAGGCGATGAAGGCCCTCTCGATGGCGGCGGTCGCCGCGCTCGCGCTCACCGAGTCGATCGAGGTCTGGCACCTCGCGGTCGCCTCGCTGCTGCTCGGCATGGCTGACGGATTCTTCTATCCCGCCTACTCCGCCTGGCTGCCCGCGCTGCTGCCCGCCGACGAGCTGCTCGCCGCCAACGGCATCGAGGGCGTGCTGCGGCCAGCCGTCATGCAGGCGGCGGGGCCAGCGGCAGCGAGTGCGGCCATCGCCATCCTGTCACCGGGGCTCGGTTTCGCGATCGTCGCGGTGACGCAGGGCGCGGCCGCGGTGATGCTCTCTCTCATGCGCTTGACGGCGGTGCGGCGCGAGGCTGACGACGAGCCAGTGCACGCCGTGCGTGCGGTCGTCAACGATGTGCGCGACGGCGTGCGGTACATGGTGCGCACCCGCTGGCTGCTCGCGACGCTGCTCTACTCGGCGGTGCTCGTGCTCGTCATCATGGGCCCCATCGAGGTGCTGCTGCCGTTCGCCGTGCGCGACCAGACGGGTGGCGGCGCCGGGGCGTTCGCCTTGGCGCTCGCGGCCTTCGGCATCGGCGGAGCGCTCGGCTCAATCGCTGTCGCCTCGATGCGGCTGCCGCGCCGCTACCTCACGATCATGATCGCCGCGTGGGGTCTGGGGTGCGCGCCGCTCGTCGTCATCGGGCTCACCGATCAGTTGTGGCTCATGGTCGTGGCGCTGTTCGTGTGCGGCATGCTGTTCTCGGGCGCCACCGTCATCTGGGGAACCCTCTTGCAGCGCCGCGTGCCCCCCGAGATGCTCGGTCGGGTCTCGAGCCTCGACTTCTTCGTGTCGCTGCTGTTCATGCCGATCTCGATGGCGATCGCGGGGCCGGTCGGCGAGCTCATCGGCATTCCGATCGCCTTCCTCGCCGCCGGGGCGATTCCCGTCGTGCTCGCCGCGCTGACGCTGCTCATCGCTCGGCTCGGGCCAGACGAGCTCGCGCACCCGCTCACCGACACCGAGATCGTGGCGTCGACCGATACCGGCCCGATCGTCACCGGGCCGGGCGCCGCCGCGGGCCTGCAGCGCCCCGCCGACGAAGAGCACTCGTCGTAG